A DNA window from Streptococcus sp. LPB0220 contains the following coding sequences:
- the argR gene encoding arginine repressor codes for MKKTERHLLIQQMIRNEKLSTQKEIQDRLEAKGIAVTQTTLSRDLRDLGLVKVKRKDQLYYILPNEPEVAEIYIMLSSHAKSVSRAEFTLVLRTELGEAALLANGVDEMSDERILGTVAGANTLLIVCRDQEAAIEIQNEILGMMQ; via the coding sequence ATGAAAAAGACAGAACGTCACCTTTTGATTCAACAAATGATTCGAAATGAAAAATTGTCGACTCAAAAAGAGATTCAGGATCGATTAGAAGCAAAAGGAATTGCTGTAACGCAAACAACTCTGTCACGAGATTTGCGCGATCTGGGTCTAGTCAAGGTGAAACGAAAAGACCAGTTGTATTATATTTTGCCAAATGAGCCTGAGGTGGCAGAGATTTATATTATGTTGTCCAGCCACGCCAAGTCTGTCTCACGAGCAGAATTCACTTTGGTTTTGCGGACAGAGCTAGGAGAAGCAGCTCTCTTGGCCAATGGTGTAGATGAAATGTCAGATGAGCGTATTTTGGGAACAGTAGCAGGGGCCAATACCCTCTTGATTGTTTGTCGAGACCAAGAGGCAGCCATTGAAATTCAAAATGAAATTTTAGGGATGATGCAGTAA
- the argS gene encoding arginine--tRNA ligase, with the protein MNNKELIASELAKVIDSLDQDAILNLLEQPKSSDLGDIAFPAFSLAKVERKAPQAIAADIAEKIDQSAFEKVVATGPYVNFFLDKSKISDQVIKSVIEAGADYGQQDEGHGQNITIDLSSPNIAKPFSVGHLRSTVIGDALSNIFRKMGYNTIKINHLGDWGKQFGLLMVAYKKWGSKEAVEANPIDELLKLYVRINAEIENDPELDDEGRLWFKKLEDGDPEATELWQWFRDESLVEFNRIYKLLGVEFDSLNGEAFYNDKMDEAVQILEEKGLLKESKGASIVELDDVNLPPAMIKKSDGATLYITRDIATAIYRARTYNFVKNIYAVGQEQSNHFRQLKAVLKKMGFDWSDDMVHVDFGLVTKNRQKLSTRKGNIILLEPTLQEAISRAKAQIEEKNPELENKEEVAHAVGVGAVKFYDLKTDRRNGYDFDLEAMVSFEGETGPYVQYAYARIQSILRKANFTPSTDATYSLSDPESWEIIKLLQDFSRVVKRAAENYDPSLIAKYAINLAQAFNKYYAHTRILDESPERESRLALSYSTAVVLKEALRLLGVDAPEKM; encoded by the coding sequence ATGAACAATAAAGAACTCATTGCTAGTGAATTGGCCAAAGTGATTGACTCTCTTGACCAAGATGCTATTTTAAACTTGCTTGAACAACCAAAATCATCTGATCTTGGTGACATTGCTTTTCCAGCCTTCTCACTTGCAAAAGTGGAACGCAAGGCTCCTCAAGCAATCGCTGCAGATATTGCTGAAAAGATCGACCAAAGCGCCTTCGAAAAAGTCGTTGCAACTGGACCTTACGTGAACTTCTTCTTAGACAAATCTAAGATCTCTGATCAAGTAATCAAATCCGTCATCGAAGCAGGTGCAGACTATGGTCAACAAGACGAAGGTCATGGCCAAAACATTACCATCGACCTTTCAAGTCCAAATATCGCAAAACCATTCTCAGTTGGTCACTTGCGCTCAACCGTTATCGGGGATGCTCTTTCAAACATCTTCCGCAAAATGGGCTACAACACGATTAAAATCAACCACTTGGGTGACTGGGGTAAACAGTTCGGTCTCTTGATGGTGGCTTACAAAAAATGGGGTAGCAAGGAAGCTGTCGAAGCCAACCCAATCGATGAATTGCTAAAACTTTACGTTCGGATCAACGCTGAAATCGAAAACGATCCTGAGCTTGATGATGAAGGACGTCTCTGGTTCAAGAAATTGGAAGATGGAGATCCAGAAGCGACTGAGTTGTGGCAATGGTTCCGTGACGAAAGCTTGGTAGAATTCAACCGTATCTACAAACTCCTCGGTGTTGAATTTGACAGCTTAAACGGAGAAGCTTTCTACAATGACAAGATGGATGAAGCTGTCCAAATTCTTGAAGAAAAAGGCTTGTTGAAAGAGTCTAAGGGTGCTAGCATCGTTGAGCTCGATGATGTCAACCTTCCACCAGCTATGATTAAGAAATCAGACGGTGCCACTCTTTACATCACGCGTGATATCGCAACCGCTATCTACCGTGCACGGACTTACAACTTTGTGAAAAACATCTATGCTGTAGGTCAAGAACAATCTAACCACTTCCGTCAGTTGAAAGCTGTTTTGAAGAAAATGGGATTTGACTGGAGCGACGATATGGTTCACGTTGACTTTGGTTTGGTGACAAAAAACCGCCAAAAATTGTCAACTCGTAAAGGAAATATCATCCTTCTCGAACCAACTCTTCAAGAAGCCATCTCTCGTGCCAAAGCGCAGATCGAAGAAAAGAACCCTGAATTGGAAAACAAGGAAGAAGTGGCACATGCAGTCGGTGTTGGTGCGGTTAAATTCTACGACTTGAAGACAGACCGCCGCAATGGGTATGACTTCGACCTCGAAGCCATGGTATCCTTTGAAGGAGAAACTGGACCTTACGTTCAATACGCTTACGCTCGTATCCAATCCATCCTTCGCAAAGCCAACTTCACACCATCTACAGATGCGACATACAGCTTGAGCGATCCTGAAAGCTGGGAAATCATCAAGCTTCTCCAAGACTTCTCTCGTGTGGTGAAACGTGCTGCTGAAAACTATGATCCATCCTTGATCGCAAAATATGCTATCAACTTGGCTCAAGCCTTCAACAAATACTATGCGCACACTCGTATCTTGGATGAAAGTCCAGAACGCGAAAGCCGTCTTGCTCTTAGCTACTCAACAGCAGTAGTCTTAAAAGAAGCCCTTCGCTTACTTGGTGTCGATGCACCTGAGAAAATGTAA
- the nrdI gene encoding class Ib ribonucleoside-diphosphate reductase assembly flavoprotein NrdI, producing the protein MKVSFVYISLSGNTESFVRRLSDYLLEAHPGLEIEKVHVKDMVKEGQSFFEMTNPFITFLPTYLEGGNGVDNGDVEILTTDVADFIAYGDNASKCLGVVGSGNRNFNNQYCLTAKQYSQRFGFPMLADFEMRGMLGDIKKVAAIVEDLYHL; encoded by the coding sequence ATGAAAGTATCCTTTGTTTATATTAGTCTGAGTGGGAATACAGAGAGTTTTGTCCGCCGCTTAAGTGACTATTTGCTGGAAGCCCATCCCGGACTTGAAATCGAGAAAGTGCATGTGAAAGACATGGTCAAAGAGGGCCAGTCCTTCTTTGAAATGACCAATCCTTTTATCACTTTTTTGCCTACCTATTTGGAGGGTGGAAATGGTGTTGACAATGGCGATGTGGAAATTTTGACGACAGATGTTGCGGATTTTATTGCTTATGGAGACAATGCCAGCAAGTGCTTAGGAGTGGTTGGATCAGGCAATCGGAATTTTAACAATCAATATTGTTTAACCGCTAAGCAATACAGCCAACGCTTTGGTTTCCCCATGTTAGCCGATTTTGAAATGCGGGGGATGTTGGGAGATATTAAAAAAGTAGCCGCCATTGTAGAAGATTTGTATCATCTTTAA
- a CDS encoding GbpC/Spa domain-containing protein, which produces MKSYREHVSKQEKFSIRKLSVGVVSLAIAGLATVNTYGAEVKADEATAPATEATTTDTATSDAAVSTSSKLTSTTVTEGNKTVTTTYVESPELEKAKADAATEGVTVTEEAEKVQPSIAAAEADNKAQTAEINTVVDNYKKAKAEYEAKSQEITLIEKRNAEAEAAYKKQVEDYKTQQAAYDKALEEYNAKKAAYDAKVAEKAAADKANAEAKAKYEAEMAVYNTAKAQYDKDLQEYQTKKAQYDKDKAAYDQLVAKKAEEDAAKAQYEADLAKYNVEKVQYENDYIAYQKKLAEYEVAKKQYTDAKQAYDKYMTDNAYADLKNVSTVQDLTFQREGGATHTIDGISTYLTRDAQARLNTSNVHQYDSNKLEASDIVATSPWANNETEYIQVKEGDKFVVTYDNLNQSSMRENTDMHPIKRVIYRYEILSLPSNDGKGIAAVNADPTVTMTVGASTDQDKPVKVAVDVEFYDGDGNKFDLTQRNAIVALNSLNHWTGASYVDSGDKPRALTVEAKDKDGNTVRGTWDPYADGSSMSIENNEVKVKTGKADFGTATVSISADNPLKIVTQKYGYVKDDTGKWVPGTTPEKEEVTDALTVNASGSGSVHSIGTEEFTFEGKDDVIGSYKVDATTGQITFTPKKKFENVEHQESVNVGNNKFIPIPNSSVSYDAATKEVTSFKDNQYIEHGSVFNGESSTTLEGWDNPSSPYLYYGGAGLKMSDGHLVFTANGANAAGQPTVYWFAINSNVGLPKEPGEEPKEPTKPTEPKAPTPPTITVENLPAEPTKPEEPKSPTPPTAPNYTVITVDVEEPKSPTPPTEPTPPTPEVVPNTNPVKPEAEVKWHKNKVVTETDIPTPPTPVPPTPPTPYNPPTPIVPPTPIVPPTPEVPTEPTPEVPEQPVQPAQPQTPALPNTGTESSTAAVLAGAMAGLLGLGLARKKKED; this is translated from the coding sequence ATGAAAAGCTATCGTGAACATGTTTCGAAGCAGGAAAAATTTTCAATTCGTAAGTTATCAGTCGGTGTTGTTTCATTGGCCATCGCTGGATTGGCTACTGTTAATACCTACGGAGCAGAAGTGAAAGCAGATGAAGCAACAGCGCCTGCAACTGAAGCGACTACTACGGATACAGCAACAAGCGATGCAGCTGTTTCAACAAGTTCTAAGTTGACATCTACAACTGTGACAGAAGGAAATAAAACAGTTACGACGACTTATGTAGAATCACCAGAACTTGAAAAAGCAAAAGCTGATGCGGCTACAGAAGGTGTGACCGTTACAGAAGAAGCTGAAAAAGTCCAACCATCTATCGCAGCAGCAGAAGCAGATAATAAAGCTCAAACAGCTGAAATCAACACAGTAGTTGATAACTACAAAAAGGCAAAAGCGGAGTATGAAGCAAAATCTCAAGAAATCACATTGATTGAAAAGAGAAATGCAGAAGCAGAAGCGGCTTACAAGAAACAAGTAGAAGACTACAAAACCCAACAAGCAGCTTATGATAAAGCTTTAGAAGAGTACAATGCTAAAAAGGCAGCCTACGATGCTAAAGTAGCAGAAAAAGCAGCAGCAGATAAGGCCAATGCAGAAGCAAAAGCTAAGTATGAAGCAGAAATGGCTGTTTACAATACAGCGAAAGCGCAATACGATAAAGATTTACAAGAATACCAAACTAAGAAAGCGCAATACGATAAAGATAAAGCAGCTTATGATCAATTGGTAGCGAAGAAGGCAGAAGAAGATGCTGCTAAGGCTCAATACGAAGCTGATCTTGCAAAATACAATGTAGAAAAAGTACAGTACGAAAATGATTATATTGCTTATCAAAAGAAATTAGCTGAATACGAAGTTGCCAAAAAACAATATACGGACGCGAAACAAGCATACGACAAATATATGACAGACAATGCGTATGCTGACCTTAAAAATGTTTCAACTGTTCAAGATTTGACCTTCCAACGTGAAGGTGGTGCAACTCACACCATTGACGGCATCAGCACTTATCTTACTCGTGATGCTCAAGCTCGTTTAAATACAAGCAATGTCCATCAATATGATTCTAATAAATTGGAAGCTTCAGATATTGTAGCAACTAGTCCTTGGGCCAATAATGAAACTGAGTACATTCAAGTGAAAGAAGGCGATAAATTTGTCGTTACTTATGATAACTTGAATCAGTCCAGCATGCGTGAAAATACGGATATGCATCCAATCAAACGTGTGATTTACCGTTATGAGATTTTAAGTCTTCCATCAAATGATGGCAAAGGGATTGCAGCAGTCAACGCAGATCCAACGGTAACCATGACAGTGGGTGCTTCAACAGACCAAGACAAACCTGTTAAGGTTGCTGTCGATGTTGAATTCTATGATGGTGATGGCAATAAATTTGATTTGACTCAACGCAATGCCATTGTCGCTTTGAACTCGCTCAACCACTGGACAGGTGCTTCCTATGTCGATAGTGGAGACAAACCTCGTGCCCTTACAGTAGAAGCCAAAGATAAAGATGGCAACACTGTTCGTGGAACTTGGGATCCATATGCAGATGGTTCATCCATGAGCATTGAAAACAATGAAGTGAAGGTTAAAACAGGAAAAGCAGACTTTGGTACTGCAACTGTTTCCATTTCAGCAGACAACCCTCTCAAAATTGTGACTCAGAAATATGGTTATGTTAAAGATGACACAGGTAAATGGGTTCCTGGTACGACACCTGAGAAGGAAGAAGTAACGGATGCGTTAACTGTAAATGCTTCGGGTTCAGGAAGTGTTCATTCTATTGGTACAGAAGAATTTACCTTTGAAGGTAAGGATGATGTTATCGGATCATACAAAGTAGATGCAACTACAGGTCAAATTACGTTCACACCTAAGAAGAAATTTGAAAACGTGGAACACCAAGAGTCTGTAAATGTTGGAAATAATAAATTTATTCCAATTCCAAACTCAAGTGTTTCTTATGATGCTGCTACTAAAGAAGTGACTTCCTTTAAAGATAACCAATATATTGAACATGGATCTGTCTTTAACGGTGAATCTTCAACAACTCTTGAAGGTTGGGATAATCCATCTTCTCCATACCTCTATTATGGTGGAGCAGGCTTGAAGATGTCAGATGGACACTTAGTCTTTACGGCTAATGGTGCCAATGCGGCTGGTCAACCAACGGTTTATTGGTTTGCCATCAACTCAAATGTAGGTCTTCCTAAAGAGCCAGGAGAAGAACCGAAAGAGCCAACAAAACCAACAGAACCAAAGGCTCCAACTCCACCAACGATTACAGTGGAAAATCTACCTGCAGAGCCAACGAAACCAGAAGAACCTAAATCACCAACTCCGCCAACAGCACCTAACTACACTGTGATTACGGTCGATGTGGAGGAACCAAAATCACCAACTCCACCAACAGAGCCAACCCCACCGACTCCTGAAGTTGTTCCAAATACGAATCCGGTGAAACCGGAAGCTGAAGTGAAATGGCATAAGAATAAAGTGGTAACGGAAACAGATATTCCAACCCCACCAACGCCAGTTCCTCCAACTCCACCAACACCATATAACCCACCAACACCAATTGTTCCACCTACACCAATCGTTCCACCAACTCCAGAGGTTCCAACCGAACCAACTCCTGAAGTTCCGGAACAGCCTGTACAACCTGCGCAACCACAAACACCTGCGCTTCCAAATACAGGTACAGAAAGCTCAACTGCAGCTGTTCTTGCAGGTGCGATGGCTGGATTGCTTGGATTGGGTCTTGCACGCAAGAAAAAAGAAGATTAA
- the glgP gene encoding glycogen/starch/alpha-glucan family phosphorylase translates to MESLQKYVIDHHQKTIAECSNEELYIALLNYTKQASAQKKINTGKKKVYYISAEFLIGKLLSNNLINLGLYDDVKKELSDAGKDLIEVEEVELEPSLGNGGLGRLAACFIDSISSLGLTGDGVGLNYHFGLFQQVLKNNQQETIPNAWLTDQSWLVRSSRSYQVPFAHFTLTSTLYDIDVPGYKIDTKNRLRLFDLDSVDSSIIEDGINFDKTDIARNLTLFLYPDDSNRQGELLRIFQQYFMVSNGAQLIIDEAIEKGSNLHDLADYAVVQINDTHPSMVIPELIRLLTERGIGMDEAISIVRSMTAYTNHTILAEALEKWPLEFLQEVVPHLVPIIEELDRRVRAEYKDPAVQIIDENDRVHMAHMDIHYGFSVNGVAALHTEILKNSELKAFYDIYPEKFNNKTNGITFRRWLMHANPTLSHYLDDILGRDWHHDASKLEDLLSYEDKDAVKAKLENIKSHNKRKLARFLKDHQGVEINPNSIFDTQIKRLHEYKRQQMNALYVIHKYLDIKAGNIPARPITVLFGGKAAPAYTIAQDIIHLILCLSEVIANDPAVAPHLQVVMVENYNVTAASYLIPASDISEQISLASKEASGTGNMKFMLNGALTLGTMDGANVEIAELVGRDNIYIFGEDSETVIDLYEKSAYKSADFYEREAIKPLVDFIISDAVLAVGNKERLTRLHKELINKDWFMTLLDLEDYIVTKERMLADYEDRDAWLDQVIVNIAKAGFFSSDRTIAQYNEDIWHLN, encoded by the coding sequence ATGGAATCATTACAAAAATATGTGATTGATCATCATCAAAAAACAATTGCTGAATGTTCAAATGAAGAATTGTACATTGCCTTGCTAAATTACACCAAGCAAGCAAGCGCTCAAAAGAAAATCAATACTGGTAAGAAAAAAGTTTACTACATCTCAGCTGAGTTCTTGATCGGTAAACTCTTGTCTAACAACTTGATCAACTTGGGTCTTTACGACGATGTTAAAAAAGAATTGTCAGATGCTGGTAAAGACTTGATCGAAGTCGAAGAAGTGGAATTGGAACCATCACTTGGTAACGGTGGTTTGGGACGTTTGGCAGCCTGCTTTATCGACTCTATCTCAAGCCTTGGTTTGACAGGGGATGGGGTTGGTTTGAACTACCACTTTGGTTTGTTCCAACAAGTCCTTAAAAACAACCAACAAGAAACGATTCCAAACGCATGGTTGACTGACCAAAGCTGGCTCGTTCGTTCAAGCCGTAGCTACCAAGTGCCATTTGCACACTTCACATTGACTTCTACCCTTTATGATATCGATGTCCCTGGTTACAAGATTGATACCAAGAACCGTTTGCGTTTGTTCGACTTGGATTCAGTTGATTCATCTATTATTGAAGATGGTATTAACTTTGACAAGACAGATATCGCTCGCAACTTGACCCTCTTCTTGTACCCAGATGATAGTAACCGTCAAGGGGAATTGCTCCGTATCTTCCAACAATACTTCATGGTATCAAACGGTGCACAATTGATCATCGACGAAGCCATCGAAAAAGGAAGCAACTTGCATGACCTTGCTGACTATGCTGTTGTCCAAATCAACGATACTCACCCATCAATGGTCATCCCTGAATTGATCCGTCTTTTGACAGAACGTGGTATTGGAATGGATGAAGCCATCTCTATCGTTCGTAGCATGACGGCTTACACTAACCACACAATCCTTGCAGAAGCCCTTGAAAAATGGCCACTTGAATTCTTGCAAGAAGTGGTTCCTCACTTGGTTCCAATCATTGAAGAATTGGACCGCCGTGTTCGCGCTGAATACAAAGATCCAGCTGTTCAAATCATCGATGAGAATGATCGCGTACACATGGCGCACATGGATATCCACTATGGATTTAGCGTAAACGGGGTAGCAGCACTTCACACAGAAATCTTGAAGAATTCTGAGTTGAAAGCCTTCTACGACATTTACCCTGAAAAATTCAACAACAAAACAAACGGTATCACATTCCGTCGTTGGCTCATGCATGCCAACCCAACCTTGTCACACTACTTGGATGATATCCTCGGACGTGACTGGCACCATGACGCATCTAAATTGGAAGACCTTCTTTCTTATGAAGATAAAGATGCAGTCAAAGCAAAATTGGAAAACATCAAGTCTCACAACAAACGTAAATTGGCTCGTTTCTTGAAAGACCATCAAGGTGTGGAAATCAATCCTAACTCTATCTTTGATACCCAAATCAAACGTCTCCACGAATACAAACGTCAACAAATGAACGCTTTGTATGTGATCCACAAATACTTGGACATCAAAGCTGGAAATATCCCTGCTCGCCCAATCACTGTTCTCTTTGGTGGTAAAGCAGCTCCTGCCTACACCATTGCACAAGATATCATCCACTTGATCCTTTGCTTGTCTGAAGTGATTGCAAACGATCCAGCAGTAGCTCCACACTTGCAAGTGGTGATGGTTGAAAACTACAACGTAACTGCTGCAAGCTACTTGATCCCAGCTAGCGATATTTCTGAGCAAATCTCTCTTGCTTCGAAAGAAGCTTCAGGTACTGGTAACATGAAATTCATGTTGAATGGTGCATTGACACTTGGTACGATGGATGGAGCCAACGTGGAAATCGCTGAATTGGTTGGACGTGACAACATCTACATCTTCGGTGAAGATTCAGAAACTGTAATCGATCTATATGAGAAATCAGCATACAAATCAGCGGACTTCTATGAACGTGAAGCTATCAAACCATTGGTAGACTTCATTATCAGCGATGCCGTTCTTGCAGTTGGTAACAAGGAACGCTTGACTCGTCTTCACAAGGAATTGATCAACAAAGACTGGTTCATGACTCTTCTTGACTTGGAAGACTACATTGTCACCAAAGAACGTATGTTGGCTGACTACGAAGACCGTGATGCATGGTTGGATCAAGTCATCGTTAACATTGCTAAAGCAGGATTCTTCTCATCTGACCGTACGATCGCTCAGTACAATGAAGATATCTGGCACTTAAACTAA
- the malQ gene encoding 4-alpha-glucanotransferase has translation MKKRQSGVLMHISSLPGQYGIGSFGQSAYDFVDFLVRTKQRYWQILPLGTTSYGDSPYQSFSAFAGNTHFIDFDLLIERGLLTEADLKGVDFGQDPTQVDYAKVFEQRRPLLEKAVANFLKSGDQKEFQAFCEANASWLELFAEYMAIKEHFDLKAWTEWPDAAIRAREPKALAQYREELADQLTYHRVTQFFFFQQWLALKAYANDHHIEIVGDMPIYVAEDSSDMWANPHLFKTDKNGKATCIAGCPPDEFSATGQLWGNPIYDWEAMDKDGYQWWIERLRESFKIYDIVRIDHFRGFESYWEIPAGSDTAAPGKWVKGPGYKLFAAVKEELGDLNIIAEDLGFMTDEVIELRESTGFPGMKILQFAFNPDDESIDSPHLAPNNSVMYTGTHDNNTVLGWYRNEIDDPTREYLARYTNRKEYESVPHAMLRTVFASVSFMAIATMQDLLELDGSARMNFPSTLGGNWSWRMTADQLTPAVEQELLDFTTIYRRENKDLKKEVKKAKK, from the coding sequence ATGAAAAAACGTCAAAGTGGTGTTTTGATGCACATTTCTTCCCTTCCTGGACAATACGGGATCGGATCATTCGGTCAATCAGCATATGATTTTGTTGATTTCCTCGTTCGGACCAAGCAACGTTACTGGCAAATCTTGCCGCTTGGTACAACTAGTTATGGAGATTCTCCATACCAATCTTTCTCAGCTTTTGCTGGGAACACTCATTTTATTGATTTCGATCTTTTGATTGAACGAGGTTTGTTGACAGAAGCAGATCTTAAAGGAGTGGACTTTGGTCAAGATCCTACTCAAGTGGATTATGCAAAGGTTTTCGAACAACGTCGTCCCTTGCTTGAAAAAGCAGTTGCGAACTTCTTGAAATCAGGTGATCAAAAAGAATTCCAAGCCTTTTGCGAAGCCAATGCTTCTTGGTTGGAACTATTTGCAGAATACATGGCTATCAAAGAACACTTTGATTTAAAAGCCTGGACAGAATGGCCAGATGCAGCTATTCGTGCACGTGAACCAAAAGCTTTGGCTCAATACCGTGAAGAATTGGCGGATCAATTGACTTACCATCGTGTGACTCAATTCTTCTTTTTCCAACAATGGTTGGCCTTGAAAGCTTATGCCAATGACCATCACATTGAAATCGTCGGAGACATGCCAATCTATGTAGCGGAAGATTCAAGTGACATGTGGGCGAACCCTCATCTCTTCAAAACAGATAAAAACGGGAAAGCGACTTGCATCGCAGGATGCCCGCCAGATGAATTCTCAGCAACTGGTCAACTTTGGGGGAACCCAATCTATGACTGGGAAGCAATGGACAAAGATGGCTACCAATGGTGGATTGAACGCTTGCGTGAAAGCTTCAAGATCTACGACATCGTGCGGATCGACCACTTCCGTGGTTTTGAGTCTTACTGGGAAATCCCTGCTGGATCAGATACAGCAGCACCAGGTAAATGGGTTAAAGGTCCTGGCTACAAACTCTTTGCAGCTGTGAAGGAAGAGCTCGGTGATTTGAACATCATCGCTGAGGACCTTGGCTTTATGACAGATGAAGTCATCGAACTTCGTGAAAGCACTGGCTTCCCAGGAATGAAGATTCTTCAATTTGCCTTCAATCCGGACGATGAAAGTATCGATAGCCCTCACTTGGCACCAAACAATTCTGTGATGTATACAGGAACACATGATAACAACACAGTTCTTGGATGGTACCGCAATGAAATCGACGATCCAACTCGTGAGTACCTTGCTCGTTATACTAACCGGAAAGAGTACGAATCTGTACCGCATGCGATGCTTCGTACCGTCTTTGCTTCCGTCAGCTTCATGGCGATTGCTACGATGCAAGACTTGCTTGAGTTAGATGGCTCAGCTCGGATGAACTTCCCATCTACTCTCGGTGGTAACTGGTCATGGCGAATGACAGCGGATCAATTGACTCCAGCTGTCGAGCAAGAATTGCTTGATTTCACTACGATCTATCGTCGTGAAAACAAAGACTTGAAAAAAGAAGTTAAGAAAGCAAAAAAATAA
- a CDS encoding extracellular solute-binding protein, whose protein sequence is MKRTILRSAAVLGTVGFAGFLLAACSNNSSGSSEASKEINVYVDKGYKSYVEEAAKAFEKENGVKINIKTGDALGGLDNLSLDNQSKKAPDVMMAPYDRVGGLGSDGQLAEVTLNKDSHTDKTTEALVTNGGKVYGAPAVIETLVLYYNKDLVSEAPKTFGDLENLAKDSKYDFASEPGKTTAFLADWTNFYYTYGLLSGNGGYVFGKDGTDPKDIGLNNQGSIDGIEYAKTWYAKWPKGLQDTKAAANFIQTQFQEGKTAAIIDGPWKAASLKEAKVNYGVATIPTLPNGKQYSAFGGGKAWVIPAGAKNLDGAQKFIDFLTSTDQQKALFDKTNEVPANTEARKYAVSKNDELTTAVVDQFKNAQPMPNISEMSAVWDPAATMLFDAVSGKKSAKASADDAVKLIKETIEQKFGSK, encoded by the coding sequence ATGAAACGTACAATTTTACGTAGTGCTGCTGTACTTGGTACAGTTGGTTTTGCCGGCTTCTTACTTGCTGCTTGTAGCAATAACTCATCAGGTTCTTCTGAGGCAAGTAAAGAAATCAACGTCTATGTAGACAAAGGCTACAAATCTTATGTTGAAGAAGCTGCAAAAGCTTTTGAAAAAGAAAATGGCGTAAAAATTAACATCAAGACTGGTGATGCTCTTGGTGGATTGGATAACCTTTCTCTTGATAACCAATCTAAAAAAGCTCCAGACGTTATGATGGCACCATACGACCGTGTAGGTGGTCTTGGTAGCGATGGTCAATTGGCTGAAGTGACATTAAACAAAGATAGCCATACAGATAAAACAACTGAAGCTCTTGTAACAAACGGTGGTAAAGTTTACGGTGCACCTGCTGTCATCGAAACATTGGTTCTCTACTATAACAAAGATCTTGTAAGCGAAGCTCCAAAAACATTTGGTGATCTTGAAAATCTTGCAAAAGATAGCAAGTACGACTTCGCTAGCGAACCTGGTAAAACAACTGCCTTCTTAGCTGACTGGACAAACTTCTACTACACTTACGGTTTACTTTCAGGTAACGGCGGTTATGTGTTTGGTAAAGACGGTACAGATCCTAAAGATATTGGATTGAACAACCAAGGTTCTATCGATGGTATCGAATATGCAAAAACTTGGTATGCTAAATGGCCAAAAGGTTTGCAAGATACAAAAGCTGCTGCTAACTTCATCCAAACACAATTCCAAGAAGGTAAAACAGCTGCTATCATCGATGGTCCTTGGAAAGCTGCTTCATTGAAAGAAGCTAAAGTAAACTACGGTGTCGCAACGATTCCAACTCTTCCAAACGGAAAACAATACTCTGCCTTTGGTGGTGGTAAAGCTTGGGTTATCCCTGCAGGTGCGAAAAACCTTGATGGCGCTCAAAAATTCATTGACTTCTTGACAAGTACTGACCAACAAAAAGCTTTGTTTGACAAGACCAATGAAGTTCCTGCCAACACAGAAGCTCGTAAATATGCGGTTAGCAAAAACGATGAATTGACAACTGCCGTTGTTGATCAATTCAAGAATGCTCAACCAATGCCAAATATCTCAGAAATGAGTGCTGTTTGGGATCCAGCTGCTACTATGCTTTTCGATGCTGTAAGTGGTAAAAAATCTGCAAAAGCATCTGCTGACGATGCAGTGAAATTGATTAAAGAAACCATCGAACAAAAATTCGGTAGCAAATAA